From a region of the Thiomicrorhabdus sp. genome:
- a CDS encoding rod-binding protein, which produces MMDIKSNPLTLPENNSTLQSHQNYVNIQGLEELKQKAREDQRSALKPVAEQFEAIFVQQVFKEARKVSFDDGWLDGNQGDFYKDWHDKQLAQDLAAKGTLGFADKIVEDLLPSLPAVEKAKSPEMVEKTNMQGKILDSENVTPSTEAVLKLRNIK; this is translated from the coding sequence ATGATGGATATAAAAAGTAATCCTTTAACATTGCCAGAAAATAATAGCACGCTTCAGTCGCATCAAAATTATGTCAATATTCAAGGTTTAGAAGAGCTCAAGCAAAAGGCTAGAGAAGACCAGCGATCAGCCTTAAAACCAGTTGCAGAACAGTTTGAAGCAATTTTTGTTCAGCAGGTTTTTAAAGAGGCCAGAAAAGTCAGTTTTGATGATGGTTGGTTAGACGGAAATCAAGGTGATTTTTATAAAGATTGGCATGATAAACAACTCGCTCAAGATTTAGCGGCTAAAGGAACCTTGGGTTTTGCCGATAAGATAGTAGAGGACCTTCTACCTAGTCTTCCTGCTGTTGAAAAAGCTAAGTCACCCGAGATGGTGGAAAAAACGAATATGCAGGGAAAGATTTTAGATAGCGAAAATGTTACGCCTTCTACGGAAGCGGTTCTAAAACTAAGAAATATCAAGTAA